The DNA sequence CCGCTCGAACCGCCCGCCGATTCTGTCGTCTAGCTGTTCCGCTTTTGTCATGCTGTTACCTGATGAAGCTTCTTGAGCACCCACGCCATGTTCCGGCCGAGGGTGGTCATCGTCCTCAGGCCCTCCTCGTCGGATTCGACCGCGCCGGCCTCACGCCCGATGCCGATGTTCCAGTAGCTCGACCCCGGCACGATCATCTCCTGGATGAAGAAGAAGTGGTTGAGTGTGTCGAACGTGTGCATTGCACCTGCGCGGCGGACCGCCACCACCGCCGCGCCGACCTTCCGCCGGAACATGCCCTCGTTCGCGCGGCCGACGAACCCTGCTCGGTCGATGAGGGCCTTCATCTCGGCGGTCACGTCGGAGAAACACGTTGGGGACGCCAGGATGATCCCGTCGGCCTGCGCCATCTTCTCGATCACCGGGTTGAGGTCGTCCTTGAACGCGCACTGCTTATCGAGGTTCTCGAAGCACTTGTAGCAGGCCGCGCAGCCGTGGATGCGCTTGCCCGCAAGCTGCATCATCTCCGTCTCGATGCCTTCCGCCTCGAGTTCCTTGAACGCCGTCCGGATCAGGATGGCGGTATTCCCATCCTTCCTTGCACTTCCGTTGACCGCTAGAACCTTCATCCTCGGCTCCTACTTCCACTTGTGCTCGAACTTCTGCAGACTGTCGTAGCCGCGCCACATCATCAGGTGATCGACGAGCGTCATCGCCACCATAGACTCCGCGACCGGGATGATCCTTGACAGCAGGGTTGGGTCGCGCCGGGTGATCGCGCCCAGCGGCGCCTCTTCCATCTTTTCCATGTCAATCGAGGGCTGAGCGACCGACACCGTCGGCGTCGGCTTCACGGCCATTCGCATCACCAGGTCCTCACCGTTCGATATGCCGCCAAGGAATCCGCCCGAGTTGTTCGTCTTGAAGCGGACCTTGCCTTCGTCGTCCAGGTACGGGAAGTCGTTGCACTCGGAGCCCTTCATCTCGCCGACCTTGAACCCCGCGCCGAACTCGAGGCCCTTCACCGCGCCGATGCTCATCAGCGCGTGGGCGAGGCAGGCGTTCAGCTTGTCGAATACCGGCTCGCCGAGACCCGCCGGAACCCCGCGGGCGATTATCTCTACGACCCCGCCCGCCGTCTCACCCTCGTCCTTGATCTCCATCACACGGGCGATCATCTTCTCGGCGGCCTCTTGGTCCGGGCAGATGATGTGGTTCTTCCGCGCCTCTTCCTCGAGCTTCTCGAACGGGGGTATGTTCGTCGCCTCGATGCCCATGCAGGCCTTCGTGTAG is a window from the Armatimonadota bacterium genome containing:
- a CDS encoding flavodoxin family protein, translating into MKVLAVNGSARKDGNTAILIRTAFKELEAEGIETEMMQLAGKRIHGCAACYKCFENLDKQCAFKDDLNPVIEKMAQADGIILASPTCFSDVTAEMKALIDRAGFVGRANEGMFRRKVGAAVVAVRRAGAMHTFDTLNHFFFIQEMIVPGSSYWNIGIGREAGAVESDEEGLRTMTTLGRNMAWVLKKLHQVTA
- the aroC gene encoding chorismate synthase, producing the protein MLGNTFGRLFRVTACGESYGDALVCIVDGVPAGMELTDAEIQKELDRRRPGQTPLDSPRKETDQVHICAGLLEGKTTGAPVGMIIYNVDRHDIHVQQYRDVKDLIRPGHAEYTHFIKYGEFNDWCGAGRASGRETCMRVAAGALAKKILATEGIRVVGYTKACMGIEATNIPPFEKLEEEARKNHIICPDQEAAEKMIARVMEIKDEGETAGGVVEIIARGVPAGLGEPVFDKLNACLAHALMSIGAVKGLEFGAGFKVGEMKGSECNDFPYLDDEGKVRFKTNNSGGFLGGISNGEDLVMRMAVKPTPTVSVAQPSIDMEKMEEAPLGAITRRDPTLLSRIIPVAESMVAMTLVDHLMMWRGYDSLQKFEHKWK